The Geobacter sp. AOG2 genome includes a window with the following:
- a CDS encoding Hpt domain-containing protein, whose product MAVDKHAVLERIDNDQELFEEICTIFRNDGPELVRKLRDAVDAGQIVVAIRHAHSLKSSSANIGASELSELARQAELAGNQGDTGIIRALLPTIAAKLHEVIAELS is encoded by the coding sequence ATGGCAGTTGACAAACACGCGGTTTTAGAACGAATAGATAATGATCAGGAACTTTTTGAGGAAATATGTACCATCTTCAGGAATGATGGACCGGAACTCGTCCGTAAACTTCGGGACGCTGTTGATGCCGGTCAGATTGTCGTGGCAATCCGCCATGCCCACTCCCTCAAATCGTCATCAGCAAATATCGGTGCAAGCGAGCTAAGCGAACTCGCCCGCCAGGCGGAACTGGCGGGAAATCAAGGAGATACAGGTATTATCCGTGCGCTTCTCCCCACAATAGCTGCCAAACTGCATGAGGTAATCGCTGAGCTTTCCTAA
- a CDS encoding NAD(P)/FAD-dependent oxidoreductase → MKRVVIAGMGFGGLSAAKALAGSGLEVVMVDRHNYHLFQPLLYQVATAGLEQESIAYPIRALARRWRNTLFRLGEVTGVDFKAKRLLLEDGDISYDYLILAAGSRTNFFGRDDIERHAFDLKRLDQAEDLRNHVLLAFEEATRERDQERRRALLTFVIVGGGPTGVEFAGALRELVAHVLSRDYPEVRPEETRIILLEAASSLLSAMPPRLQGYALDRLRSMGVEVMLEARVSGADAEHVYLDGGETIPTHTLFWSAGVAAVELAGKLGVAQAGSGRVVVAPDLSIEGLREVFVIGDMACREQDGAPLPMLAPVASQEGRYVARAILAREQGGKLPAFRYRDKGTMATIGRNSAVATTHGLHFSGYPAWLVWLILHLYYLIGFRNRLLVLMNWAYYYWFHERQVRLITASARRSS, encoded by the coding sequence ATGAAGCGGGTCGTGATTGCAGGTATGGGATTCGGCGGTTTGAGTGCCGCCAAGGCCCTTGCGGGAAGTGGGTTGGAGGTTGTGATGGTGGATCGCCATAACTACCATCTTTTTCAGCCGCTCCTCTATCAGGTGGCAACGGCCGGGCTGGAGCAGGAGTCGATTGCCTACCCGATCCGCGCTCTGGCCCGGCGCTGGAGAAACACCCTTTTCAGGCTTGGTGAGGTGACGGGCGTTGATTTTAAAGCTAAAAGGCTTCTGCTCGAGGATGGAGACATCTCCTATGACTACCTGATCCTGGCCGCCGGGAGCCGCACCAACTTTTTCGGCAGGGACGATATAGAACGTCACGCCTTCGACCTCAAACGTCTCGACCAAGCCGAGGACCTGCGTAATCATGTGCTGCTCGCCTTTGAAGAGGCCACACGGGAACGCGATCAGGAGAGGCGCAGGGCACTTTTGACCTTTGTCATCGTTGGGGGCGGGCCGACCGGTGTTGAGTTCGCCGGTGCCCTGCGCGAACTGGTTGCCCATGTGCTCTCGCGGGATTATCCCGAGGTGCGGCCGGAGGAGACCCGCATTATCCTGTTGGAAGCGGCCTCGTCCCTCTTGTCCGCCATGCCGCCCCGGCTTCAGGGGTACGCACTCGACAGGCTGCGTTCCATGGGGGTCGAAGTTATGCTGGAAGCCCGGGTAAGCGGTGCGGATGCCGAGCATGTCTATCTCGACGGTGGGGAGACCATCCCCACCCATACCCTGTTCTGGTCGGCAGGCGTGGCAGCCGTCGAGCTGGCGGGAAAACTTGGAGTCGCCCAGGCAGGCTCGGGAAGGGTTGTGGTGGCCCCGGATTTGAGCATTGAAGGTCTTCGGGAGGTTTTCGTCATCGGCGACATGGCCTGCCGGGAACAGGACGGTGCTCCACTGCCCATGTTGGCGCCGGTGGCCAGCCAAGAGGGCCGGTATGTCGCGCGGGCCATCCTTGCCCGCGAGCAAGGCGGAAAGTTGCCGGCTTTCCGGTATCGGGACAAGGGAACCATGGCTACCATCGGCAGGAATTCGGCGGTGGCTACCACCCACGGCTTGCATTTTTCGGGCTACCCGGCCTGGTTGGTCTGGCTGATATTGCATTTATACTACCTGATCGGATTCCGCAACCGTCTGCTGGTGCTGATGAACTGGGCTTACTATTATTGGTTTCATGAACGCCAGGTCAGGTTGATAACCGCTTCCGCCCGGCGGTCTTCCTAA
- the amrS gene encoding AmmeMemoRadiSam system radical SAM enzyme: MREALFYEKLPHDVVRCELCRHRCRIAPGMRGICRVRENRTGQLMSLVYGRIVAEHVDPVEKKPLFHVLPGTESYSIATVGCNFRCRHCQNHTIAQYEPRAAAEIPGHPTTPQQIVERALESGCRSISYTYTEPTIFCEYALDCARLASAAGLKNIFVTNGYITPRALDAVAPFLDAANIDLKGFSDDFYQRVVGAQLGEVLECIRDYHRRGIWIEITTLVIPGENDSDDQLNGIARFIADELGCDVPWHISRFFPQYRMTDREPTPSASLTRAVEAGRRAGLHFLYVGNQVGGRENTDCPACGAMVISRGGFQIFDNRLVGKVCPQCGAGLAGIFC, encoded by the coding sequence ATGCGCGAGGCTTTGTTCTACGAAAAGCTGCCCCACGACGTGGTCAGATGCGAACTGTGCCGCCACCGTTGCCGGATTGCTCCTGGGATGCGCGGCATCTGCCGTGTCAGGGAAAACCGGACCGGCCAACTCATGTCGCTGGTGTACGGCAGGATCGTGGCCGAACATGTCGATCCTGTCGAGAAGAAGCCGCTTTTCCACGTGTTGCCAGGTACGGAGAGTTACTCCATCGCCACGGTGGGGTGCAACTTCCGCTGCCGCCATTGTCAGAATCATACCATTGCCCAGTATGAACCGAGGGCTGCCGCGGAGATCCCCGGTCATCCCACAACACCTCAACAGATCGTCGAACGGGCTCTCGAGAGCGGTTGCCGCTCCATTTCATACACTTATACCGAGCCGACCATCTTCTGCGAGTACGCACTTGATTGCGCCCGTTTGGCTTCGGCAGCCGGCCTGAAGAATATCTTTGTTACCAACGGCTACATCACTCCCCGGGCTCTGGACGCCGTTGCCCCCTTTCTGGATGCGGCGAATATCGACCTGAAAGGTTTTTCCGACGACTTTTACCAACGGGTTGTCGGGGCACAACTGGGGGAAGTGTTGGAGTGCATTCGCGATTACCACCGGCGCGGGATCTGGATAGAGATCACGACCCTGGTAATCCCAGGTGAGAACGACTCCGATGATCAACTGAACGGAATTGCCCGCTTTATTGCCGACGAGTTGGGGTGTGATGTGCCGTGGCATATCTCGCGTTTCTTCCCGCAGTACCGGATGACGGATCGGGAACCAACGCCATCGGCAAGCCTGACGCGGGCCGTCGAAGCTGGGCGGCGGGCCGGGCTACACTTTCTCTACGTGGGAAACCAGGTGGGAGGCCGCGAAAACACGGATTGTCCGGCATGCGGTGCCATGGTTATCAGTCGTGGAGGATTCCAAATATTTGATAACAGGCTTGTGGGGAAGGTTTGCCCCCAGTGTGGCGCGGGACTTGCTGGAATATTCTGTTGA